The Streptomyces sp. HUAS MG91 sequence GAGCGGCGCGCCTGGCGCTTGGTCTGCGACCGGTAGACCCGCTCGGCGGTCTGTTCGCCGAGCAGGCGCAGGCGGGTCGCCGTGGAGAAGCGGGCCGAGTCGTCACGGCCCCTGTCTCGGAGCTTTCCCGGCATGGCGCCTCCGCCTCCCCGTTCGTCTGCCTGGCTGTGTTCCTACGTGCGTACGTCCCCGCACACGGTACGGGACCGAGTGCGGGGACGTACGGAACTACTGCCTCAGCAGGGCTTCGGGGCAGGTCAGCCCTTGAAGCGCGGGAAGGCGCTGCGGCCGGCGTAGACCGCGGCGTCGTCCAGGATCTCCTCGATGCGCAGGAGCTGGTTGTACTTGGCGACGCGCTCGGAGCGGGCCGGGGCGCCGGTCTTGATCTGGCCGCAGTTCGTGGCGACGGCGAGGTCCGCGATGGTCACGTCCTCGGTCTCGCCCGAGCGGTGCGACATCATGCACTTGAAGCCGTTGCGCTGGGCCAGCTCGACGGCGTCCAGGGTCTCGGTGAGCGAGCCGATCTGGTTGACCTTCACCAGGAGGGCGTTCGCCGAGTTCTCCTCGATGCCGCGGGCCAGGCGCTCCGGGTTGGTGACGAACAGGTCGTCGCCGACGAGCTGGACCTTGTCGCCCAGGCGCTGGGTGATGACGTTCCAGCCGGCCCAGTCGTCCTCGTACAGCGGGTCCTCGATGGAGACGAGCGGGTACGCGGAGACGAGTTCCTCGTAGTACTCCGTCATCTCGGCGGCGGAGCGCTCCTTGCCCTCGAACTGGTACTTGCCGTCCTTGTAGAACTCGGAGGCGGCGACGTCCAGCGCGAGCGCGATCTGCTGGCCGGGGATGTAACCGGCCTCCTTGATCGCCTCGAGGATGAGGTCGAGCGCGGCGCGGTTCGACTCCAGGTTAGGGGCGAAGCCGCCCTCGTCGCCGAGGCCGGTGGACAGGCCCTTGGTCTTCAGCACCTTCTTGAGGGTGTGGTAGACCTCGGCGCCCCAGCGAAGGGCCTCGGAGAAGGACTCCGCGCCGATCGGGGCGATCATGAACTCCTGGATGTCGACGTTGGAGTCGGCGTGCGACCCACCGTTCAGGATGTTCATCATCGGGACGGGCAGCAGGTGCGCGTTCGGACCGCCGAGGTAGCGGAACAGCGGCAGGTCGCTGGCCTCGGAGGCGGCGTGCGCGACGGCGAGGGAGACGCCCAGGATGGCGTTGGCGCCGAGCGAGCCCTTGTTGTCCGTGGCGTCCAGGTCGAACATCGCCTGGTCGATCAGGCGCTGCTCGGTGGCGTCGTAGCCGACGAGCTCCGGGCCGATCTGCTCGATGACGGCGAGGACGGCCTTCTCGACGCCCTTGCCGAGGTAACGGTTGGGGTCACCGTCGCGGAGCTCGATGGCCTCGAAGGCTCCGGTGGAGGCGCCGGACGGAACGGCAGCACGACCCGTGCTGCCGTCGTCGAGGCCGACCTCGACCTCGACCGTGGGGTTGCCTCGGGAGTCCAGGATTTCCCGGGCTACGACGACGTCGATGGACGGCACGAGCATCTCCTTCTGGGATGTGACGCGGACTGTGCGGGGCCGGATTGTTCGGTCCCGACCCACTGAGCCTAACCGGCTCCGGGGCATCGGCCAGCCGACCGCCCGGCTCGTGGACAACGCCAGGAGCGAAATGTTTCTTAACGGAACAAAGACAGCAGCCCCCGCCCGCTGCATGGGGCGGGGGCTGCTCAGGTGAGCGGCCCACTGGGGGTGGGGACGGGGGTGCGGCCGCGGGGCTCGGCGTCCGCCGATGCCGGGCCCGCGGCACTCCCGCGGGTGGTGCTTACTTCAGGTGGAGCTGCTGACCCGGGAAGATCAGGTCGGCGTCCTTGACGATGTCCTTGTTGAGCTTGAACACCTTCTGCCAGTTCGTGCCGTGCGCGTCGGCGATCTTGCTGAGGGTGTCGCCGGTCTTCACCTTGTACTCGCCGTCACCCTTCTCGACCTTCTGGCCGGTGGGGGTGGTGACGGTGTCGCGGGACTGCGAGCGGGAGGCGGCCGAGGAGTCGGTGTGCTGCTCCGTCGACTTCTGCTCCTGCTCCTGCTGCTGCGGCTGGCTCTGCTGCGGCTGCGACTGCTGGGTGTTGTCCTGCTGCGGGGCCGGGGCGGAGTTGCCCGTGGAGGCGCCGGACAGGTTCACGCCGCAGTTCGGCCAGGCGCCCTTGCCCTGCGAGGCGAGGACCTTCTCGGCGACCGAGATCTGCTGGGCCTTGGAGGCTCCGGCGGCGGAGGACGCGTACTGCGTGCCGCCGTAGGCCGCCCAGGTGGACGGGGAGAACTGGAGGCCACCGGAGAAGCCGTTGCCCGTGTTGATCGACCAGTTGCCACCGGACTCGCACTGCGCGACCTGGTCCCACTCGGAGGTGGAGGCGGCGGAGGCGGAGGTGGCGCCCATCAGCGGGACGGCGACGGCGGCACCGGCGACACCGGCGAGCGTGGCGACACGGACGGCCTTGGACGGGCGGCGGTGCTTGCCCTTGCTGGAAAGCAGCATGGAGAGATCCCCTCACCGACGCCTACGAGGTGAGCTGTCGGGTTCGGGCCAGTGAGTGCCCGGCCGCACATCCTTGTGTGCGACTTAACCCCTAGCCCCTCCGGTCTCCCGGGAGGGCGGCTTACCTGGGTCCCCCGCTCCTGCCTACGGCGCTGACGCGTCGACTGTTCCCGTACGGACGTTGGCAGGATTCGGCGTGACGTCCGTCGGGGCCCGCTGTGGCGAGCGGTCACGACCGTAAGCAGTGGATCCGCCCGATTTCAAAGACGATCAGGGTCTTTGAGACTCATGTCTCACTC is a genomic window containing:
- a CDS encoding transglycosylase family protein; this encodes MLLSSKGKHRRPSKAVRVATLAGVAGAAVAVPLMGATSASAASTSEWDQVAQCESGGNWSINTGNGFSGGLQFSPSTWAAYGGTQYASSAAGASKAQQISVAEKVLASQGKGAWPNCGVNLSGASTGNSAPAPQQDNTQQSQPQQSQPQQQEQEQKSTEQHTDSSAASRSQSRDTVTTPTGQKVEKGDGEYKVKTGDTLSKIADAHGTNWQKVFKLNKDIVKDADLIFPGQQLHLK
- the eno gene encoding phosphopyruvate hydratase, producing MPSIDVVVAREILDSRGNPTVEVEVGLDDGSTGRAAVPSGASTGAFEAIELRDGDPNRYLGKGVEKAVLAVIEQIGPELVGYDATEQRLIDQAMFDLDATDNKGSLGANAILGVSLAVAHAASEASDLPLFRYLGGPNAHLLPVPMMNILNGGSHADSNVDIQEFMIAPIGAESFSEALRWGAEVYHTLKKVLKTKGLSTGLGDEGGFAPNLESNRAALDLILEAIKEAGYIPGQQIALALDVAASEFYKDGKYQFEGKERSAAEMTEYYEELVSAYPLVSIEDPLYEDDWAGWNVITQRLGDKVQLVGDDLFVTNPERLARGIEENSANALLVKVNQIGSLTETLDAVELAQRNGFKCMMSHRSGETEDVTIADLAVATNCGQIKTGAPARSERVAKYNQLLRIEEILDDAAVYAGRSAFPRFKG